AGGGGGGCTGAAATGGATGTTTATGGCTTCAGGAGAACTTTGAGCTCATTTTCAACACCTAAATTGGGTCTAGAGGAAACATGGACAGgcctctgcagcagggagccaggggcaatggttttaaactggaaaaggatcagattttaggaagaaattctttgctgtgagggtggtgaggcccagaggagctgtggctgcctcgTCCCTGTAGTGCTCAATTCCTCTGTACACTGCAGTGTGGTGAGGGTGAGGTGTTTTAAAAGttctctttgtgtttgttttatatttttacttcatAATTAACAGGGCATGTGCTTGATGAGTTCAATTTCTCTGTACACTGCAATGTGGTGAGGGTGAGGTGTTTTAAAGGTcctctttgtgtttgttttataCTTTTACTTCATAATTAACAGGGCATGTGCTGATGAGCTTTACCTCTATTCAGGTTTCACTGATTCGTTTTTTTACCCTCTTTTTACAGTAAGAACTTGTTCTCATAGAAGAACAGTGAAAGCCTTTAGGATTGAAAGAAATAATCAGTTCAGCAGCATCAGAAATGcttaagagagagagagaaaaatcagcatTACTTCCTCCCTTTGGTCTCGAGACACGCTGTGTTTGCTCTACTCTACCCAgattaaaattcattttggtGAATAATATCAAAAAATACAAACACCCAATGCAGTGGAATGGCATCATGAGCCTTGTGCATGGAACTCTGCTGCTCGAGTCTCCAAAATTCAGTGATAAAAACTGTTTCCACAGTTCTGGGAGGAGAAATGTCAATCCCTTGAACGAGCTTGAATTTCCCTTTTGGTGGCTCGAggactgcagggagcagctgcagtttTGTGCTGCAAGTTCTGCAGTTTGTGCTGCCTTGATTTTAAATGCTGGGTTCTTTTAGAAGTTATTTTAGAGTTATTTTAGAAGTGGATTTCCATTACTGGCCCGTCCAGGGGAGTTCCAGTTTATCAAACTTCAGGTTCACAGCATGTTCAATCCAAACTCCAGCTACATCTAAATATGTTTTATGATAGCTGAAGGCTTTTGAGGCTGTTTGTTATAGAAAAGTTGTTCTGTGTGCCCATATGCTGCACTCATTTGAGTGAAACAAGCTAATTATAAGCTGATGTCATTtggctaaaaaaaaatacatgtttatgCCTTGTGTATTTCACAATGCTGATTTTCTCAACCACACTTGCAGAACACACATGGGATGTGTTTTCTGGGCCTAGGACCTCACTGGGTAAAGTTATGCTCTTTATTGTTccatttctaattaaaaagatGGACCTTGTGTAAAATCTTTGGGGCCTTGTGGATACCAGCAGGATCCTTCTTCTGCTGgtaggtttatttatttttttttctttttttttttcattttttgtattttcattttttattttattagagcaggatgctgcttttgccagaaaaagaaatgaagtgaGCACAGTGACTGTTTTAAGCCAGTGAGTGCATTGTAGAGAATGTGCCACGGTCTACACAAAttgttggaaataaaaatggggcggaaaagagaagcagattTGGAGGAATCATGGATTCTgtctgaaaagaaaagggaCTTGATTCCTTTTCTGGGTAAAAAACAGCAGTGACCTGTTACTGCTGATAACTCAGCAGCACCTAAACAATGCACAATTGTGCTGCTTTATTGCAAAGATGACAATAAAGACATTCATTCTCATTTGAAGAATTTACAATTCCAAAGAAAAcattatataatttaataatcTAATCCAATCTGCTTTTGTAGAAGGAGCACACAGCAGATCACTGTCCATAGACTGGAACAGCTTTCCAGGGAGCTGAACTGCTTTTCTcacttcagctctgcttgcagtGCTCAAACTGAATTCTGAAATTTAAGCCTCAAATCGAAGGCAAAGGTAAGTTTGGAAAATGTTGTTGCAGTTGTGACAATGGTTTACTTTGggtttttatgtgttttttatGGTTTACTTTGGGGTTTTATGCAGGGCtttattctttttccccctAGTCAAATCAGCAGGAGAAGTTCGTTTTAAAAGCGATATTTTCTCCTAAAATTGTTCTTTATGTATCAAGTCATGGTAAGGAAAAGACAGCTTGTATACTGGTTATCTTGGAAAAGCTGCTCATTTTCCATCTGCACTGCAAGacctgcctgccatgggcagccCAAGCTCAATTTTCTCTGACTTTGTtggaaaatgtttcttaaaGACTAAATGAAAACGAGCACAGCTCTACAATACCAGAGTGTGAAAGATTTTAACTGTTGCTTGGCAGCCCTTGCAAAGGGGATCCCacactggttttctttttctttttttttttccaatggaaGAAATCCGAAGCAATCAGATTTCAACCGAGATCTCTTGACTGACAGTTCACagatttgttgttttctttggtgGCTTTATCCAGCTGTGAACACAGAATCAGGGAATGTCTGGGGGAAGCAGAAATGAGGATGTGGAAATAATTCTGAGCTCCTCGTCTGCCCAGGAAGAGCTTTTCCATGAGAAACATCCTGTACCGGAGCAAGGAGCTCCAGGATGGAATTTCTTTTGATGTGTGGGTTGGTAGAATTGAGGATCTCAATTTTAATCCCAGAAACTGGATTTGACACCCTGCCTGTCCTGTAAATCCCTGGCTTTGCAGGAAATCAGCTTTGTACTGTAGCTGGGAATCAATGAGTCGTTCTAGAATTAATCATTGTTTCTACTTTATTCAACaatgtgtttaaaattaaaaacaacaaactaatatttttaaaagcagtattaCTTCTCATTCTCTACAAGTTGAAACATtgcataaataattttctggaaaaaaaaaataaatacataattcaCTCTCTGAAATGATACCTTTTCTCTCTAGGTTCTGGTCCCAcataaaataactgaaaaatctATCAACATTTCAAATTTCCACAGTTTATATTATTTCAGCATAAATTCTACAGGATGCATACAGCATTTGACCTTCTAACAATATCCTTTAATGTGAAAACACAAACATTACTCTGAGTGTTGAGAAGCTAAGCAAAGGAAAGCTGCTGCCAAActagaggaaaaaaccaaagctGCATATCCTAAAGACTTTTCTAGAGGAATTCATGACTTTTCATGCAGAACCACCACCTTGCTCCCAGAGCTTGGTTTGCACAGTTTTACTGCTACAGAGCGTGTGGCCAGATAATCCAAACTCTAcagaacagaaaatgtaaatggGTGTATCTAAGCTGATATTAAAGTCAAACATGTTCTAGGaaataaggaataaataaaaaaaaaaatcagtgtattCTATGCTAGACTATGGATAATGTTAGCTGCTTACAGGACAAACATCAGTGAGCTTATCTGGTTTGAGAGGAGCATTTTGTTCATAAATCTGCTCCACTTGGGAGAATTTGACTGGAACAAATCGTTGTTCCTAAGCcaatattattttttagttGCCAAATCTCAGTTTTGAATTTGTCGACCCCATCATCTCTTAATTGAAGGTATGAAACGGATTTGTCACACTTCTGTTTTGAGAACAGCAATGCCACATTTTGGTTTGAGAGGCAACACCTGGTGCATGAGGACACCTGATCGTGGTTCATTTCCCAACAATTTTGACTTCATCCACCAGAACCTGAAATCCCTGCTGCCCCAAACTTTCTAGGGCTCCTTCAGAGACTCTCCTGGTGCCTCCCTGATCTCAACCTTGTCCTGCATCCTGGTCCGGGGAAGGGATCCCAAGATTCTTTTCCCATAAATGAGTGGAATAAAGCGAAGTGTGGCTGTCCCCACACCAGCTTCACTCTCCTCCGCCTCCCTGCTTATCCAGGACCCACAAACTGCCACGGACCTCCTGCCACCCTGATTTTTCTGATGAACTCAATAAAACTAACGggttttacatttaaaatctaGCGCTAAATGTGTTTGGGTAAACTCAATAATCTAATAATCTAATGGTCTaatgctaaatattttctgGTGAACTCAAGAATTGAATTCTCCCCAGCAACACTGGTTGATTGTCCAGGATGCttgcagtatttttgttttacaggaCATAAATAACTGCCCAGTCCTGGGAGCAAGATAAGATGCAATTCTTTGAACTGCAGGAAGGACAACACAAGTGAGTGACAGCAGCAAACCCGTGAGACTGGGGGAGAAAACTTTCATTTATTTGTAGAGCAGGCACACGGAAGGGTCCTTCCCTCCTGAAAAACTTatatttaagtttttctaagccttctgctgtttacattcttgtaacgagctttctcacacactttatgtaaataaccTATTGttctgcattcttttatgggggaggagaaatttgatggactgttggtttgtccagtgccattggagaggtggcactgtcaccctccaatccagGGTCACTTTTGGAAACCCATAAATGTTGGagccagaaattaaaaattctctttttgccTTGAGAGAGCTGCGTGTCCGCATTGTTTTATTTCGTGTCCTGTAGTGAcaggtgcctccagctgcctTTATCTCATTCTTTATCACACATAAGTGCTACAATCTTACCCATTTTTTGCCTATTTGACTCAGCTTAGCAGAAGGAATTGGAACCCCCTGCAGTCAGAACACCAGGCTGTAACCTCTGAGTGCTTTTTGATGGTTCAGCAAACCTCTGGAGCTGCTCGTCCGTGTCACCCAGTgccactgtcacattttctgaaaaatcccttcgccaggattccttctcctgggaagatgagaagcctcagagagaaaacccaatattatctcatttgcttctccccgttttgctgctttggaattgtttaccaacaggcgcatgtttgattggtttcatgtgaattgtttttacttaatgaccaatcaccatcagctgtgtcagactgaggagtcagtcacgacTTTTTCATTCTCATTCCTGTTAAGCCTCCTGGCTGTATCCTTTCTCTTAGTTTTAGTACAGCGTTCTTTTGATATAACacaataccataaaataataaatcagccttctgagaacatgggaGCCAGATTCTCAcctctcacctcatcctgggcaCCTCACAAACTCAACAACCCAGAGCcacctccttccttccttccttccttccttccttcctcccttccttcctaATAGGCATTTTCCAGCTCGTGCTGGTTGGATTTGCCACTCCTGGCTCTGGCCAGATGCGGCTTCTTGTTCTTCTGGGGCCGGGGAACGTCCCTGCCGAAGTCCTTGAGCTCGGACTGGTTGTGGTAGCGGGTGTAGCGCTTGCACTTGCAGGACGTGGCCGCTCGGAATTTGTAAGTCCGCGtctcctgctggggacaggccaTGAGGACGCGCTGGGTGCGGCTGTGCGCGGGGATGCAGCGGAAATCCAGCGCGTTCTGCCGCCACCACTTGCCGCGGCCGATGGAGTTGGGCAGGAGGTGCGAGGGCTCGCACTGGCCcgagcacagcagctccttcaccGGCTTCAGGCTGCGGCACGGCCCGTCCGTCAGGAACCGCGTGGTGCGAACCTCCCGGCAGCTGAAGGCGGCATCTGCGAACAGGGAACGCGTTactgcctctgctccctccccgcagtcctgctcctgccttcagccctgctcctccactCCTGTAATCCTgcagtcctgctcctgccttcaATCCTGCTCTTCacttcagccctgctcctccattCCTGTAATCCTccaatcctgctcctgccttcagccctgctcctccattCCTGTAatcattcctgctcctgccttcagcccagctcctccactCCTGTAATCCTccaatcctgctcctgccttcaACCCTGCACTTCCCTTCCTTCATTCCTGCTCTTCACTTCAATCCTGCTCCTCCATTCCTGTAATCCTccaatcctgctcctgccttcagccctgctcctccattCCTGTAatcattcctgctcctgccttcagccctgctcctccattCCTGTAATCCTccaatcctgctcctgccttcaATCCTGCTCCTCCATTCCTGTAATccttcagccctgctcctccattCCTGTAATCCTGCAGTCCTGCTCCTTCATTCCTGTAATCCTCCAATCCTGCTCCTGTCTTCAGTCCTGCTCCTTCATTCCTGTAATCCTCcaatcctgctcctgctttcaATCCTGCTCCTCCACTCCTGTAATCCTgcagtcctgctcctgcctttaatcctgctcttcccttcctgtAATCCTTCATTTCTATTCCTCTTTtcattcctgctcttcccttcctgtAATCCTTcaatcctgctcctgccttcagTCCTGCTCCTCCATTCCTGTAATCCTtcattcctgctcttcccttcctgtAATCCTTCATTTCTATTCCTCTTTTCagtcctgctcttcccttcctgtAATCCTTCAGTCCTGCTCCTCCAC
The sequence above is a segment of the Molothrus ater isolate BHLD 08-10-18 breed brown headed cowbird chromosome 27, BPBGC_Mater_1.1, whole genome shotgun sequence genome. Coding sequences within it:
- the SOST gene encoding sclerostin, whose protein sequence is MQIPWAVCAVCVLTQIPLHSVQGWQMFKNDATEIIPEITENPETPMEPTFSNNNTMNQAKHGGRHIQQTPDLSDAAFSCREVRTTRFLTDGPCRSLKPVKELLCSGQCEPSHLLPNSIGRGKWWRQNALDFRCIPAHSRTQRVLMACPQQETRTYKFRAATSCKCKRYTRYHNQSELKDFGRDVPRPQKNKKPHLARARSGKSNQHELENAY